One genomic window of Campylobacter fetus subsp. fetus includes the following:
- a CDS encoding AzlC family ABC transporter permease: MMGYIPLGLAFGLYGVGSGLPIWVMSLTSIVIYAGSVEFLLVAFIVSGSSLSSVFFISFLLNFRHFFYTMAMLNEIKSLKNRIYFIYALTDETFAILKSRKQNSDENRNLIFNMTALLNQSYWIFGVNLGAILGSSLNVSYKGIDFSLSALFAILTYQVFKNNPNKSVLFLGIGCSIIGLFIFPQQYFLFGTLIFAVVILLLFKRYF, translated from the coding sequence ATGATGGGATATATCCCGCTTGGTTTAGCCTTCGGACTTTATGGAGTTGGCAGCGGTTTGCCGATCTGGGTTATGAGTCTTACTAGTATCGTTATTTATGCAGGAAGCGTCGAGTTTTTACTTGTAGCTTTTATCGTATCTGGATCATCTTTGAGTAGCGTTTTTTTCATATCCTTTCTTTTAAATTTTAGACATTTTTTTTATACTATGGCTATGCTTAATGAGATAAAATCTTTAAAAAATCGTATATATTTTATCTACGCTTTGACTGATGAAACTTTTGCTATACTAAAATCACGAAAACAAAATAGTGATGAAAACAGAAATTTAATTTTTAATATGACGGCTTTACTAAATCAAAGCTACTGGATTTTTGGAGTCAATCTAGGCGCTATACTTGGTTCAAGCTTAAATGTATCTTACAAAGGGATTGATTTTAGTCTTAGTGCTTTGTTTGCTATATTAACTTATCAAGTTTTTAAAAATAATCCAAATAAAAGTGTCTTATTTTTAGGTATTGGATGTTCTATAATAGGGCTTTTTATATTTCCACAGCAGTATTTTTTATTTGGCACTCTTATATTTGCAGTGGTGATTTTATTGCTTTTTAAGAGGTATTTTTGA
- a CDS encoding SH3 domain-containing protein, whose product MLKYILLLFLPFYTTLVAQEVSIFDMIDGKTTQNKENTIKNNQQQNTILQQNAKKQILPSEIQKIAPTDEPDENIDSTQIYQTIEPNKLILTASKMPRSVYIYQVFSIKLKADTEQNLNFDLNLTVDSNDLIWLNPKPNWSELKRGIYETTLWFEANSTNANISNITLTLNRNDSFFQKSSISTEIPLIKNLKTDDKFANMVADKLEIKKVKSSKFDELYNLITIELESKNGNLSSFFIPQNFEKQGIESIKGDFVNQNGNYFIIADKDIKNINFSYYNLKSSKFESFDIDIKVEVDDLSTQVNLNPKESEFELYKDIALYSIIVIFLLLFIFKRSYYSFIIAIAFGIYTFYDNRPFSDAKLKINSEVKILPTSNSTIFFVANRPEKVKIMAKNGNYTKILLENKKIGWVSNENIE is encoded by the coding sequence TTGCTAAAGTATATTTTACTGTTATTTCTGCCTTTTTATACTACTTTAGTAGCACAAGAAGTTAGTATTTTTGATATGATAGATGGTAAAACCACGCAAAATAAAGAAAATACGATAAAAAATAACCAACAGCAAAATACAATATTACAGCAAAATGCAAAAAAGCAAATTCTTCCTTCCGAAATACAAAAAATTGCCCCAACAGACGAACCAGATGAAAACATAGATAGCACACAAATTTACCAAACCATAGAGCCAAACAAGCTTATACTAACAGCATCTAAAATGCCTAGATCTGTATATATCTATCAAGTTTTTAGCATAAAACTAAAAGCGGACACTGAACAAAATTTAAATTTCGACCTAAACTTAACCGTGGATTCAAACGATCTGATATGGCTAAATCCAAAACCGAATTGGAGTGAACTTAAACGCGGAATTTATGAAACAACACTATGGTTTGAGGCAAATAGCACAAATGCAAATATCAGTAATATAACTTTAACTCTAAATAGAAACGATAGTTTCTTTCAAAAATCAAGCATAAGTACGGAAATTCCGCTTATTAAAAATTTAAAAACAGATGATAAATTTGCAAATATGGTTGCAGATAAACTAGAGATTAAGAAGGTAAAAAGTTCTAAATTTGACGAGCTTTATAACTTAATAACAATAGAACTTGAGAGCAAAAACGGAAATTTAAGCTCATTTTTTATACCGCAAAACTTTGAAAAGCAAGGGATAGAGTCTATCAAAGGAGATTTTGTAAATCAAAACGGTAACTACTTTATTATAGCAGATAAAGATATAAAAAATATAAATTTTAGCTATTATAATCTAAAAAGTTCTAAATTTGAAAGTTTCGATATAGATATAAAAGTTGAAGTCGATGATCTTAGTACGCAAGTAAACTTAAATCCTAAAGAGAGTGAGTTTGAGCTATATAAAGATATTGCTTTATACTCTATAATTGTGATTTTCTTGCTCTTATTTATATTTAAAAGAAGTTATTACTCGTTTATTATCGCTATAGCATTTGGTATATATACATTTTATGATAACCGACCTTTTAGCGATGCTAAACTTAAAATCAATTCAGAAGTCAAAATACTTCCTACTTCAAACTCAACTATATTTTTTGTAGCCAACAGACCTGAAAAGGTAAAAATAATGGCAAAAAACGGAAATTATACAAAAATACTTCTCGAAAATAAAAAAATCGGCTGGGTATCAAATGAAAATATTGAGTAA
- the purQ gene encoding phosphoribosylformylglycinamidine synthase subunit PurQ: protein MKVAIIHFPGTNCERDTQYAFDKLGCETKIIWHKETSVDTDLIILPGGFSYGDYLRTAAIAKFSPIMNAVINHAKKGGLVLGICNGFQMLLETNLLDGAMRRNENMSFISKFHYLKIISTNNKFLSNLNNGDIVDIPLAHGEGNYYADDDTIKRLYDNDQVLLKYCDKDGNIVNVNGSIDSIAGICNKNKNIFGLMPHPERAIESILGSEDGIKMLKGLIC from the coding sequence ATGAAAGTAGCTATAATACATTTTCCAGGAACAAACTGTGAAAGAGATACTCAGTACGCTTTTGATAAATTAGGCTGTGAAACTAAAATTATATGGCATAAAGAAACTAGCGTAGATACTGATTTGATCATACTTCCTGGTGGCTTTAGCTATGGTGATTATCTAAGAACCGCTGCTATAGCTAAGTTTAGTCCGATTATGAATGCGGTAATAAATCACGCCAAAAAAGGCGGTCTTGTGCTTGGAATTTGCAATGGATTTCAAATGCTTTTAGAAACAAATCTTTTAGATGGAGCAATGAGAAGAAACGAAAATATGAGCTTTATAAGCAAATTTCATTACTTAAAAATTATATCAACTAACAATAAATTTTTATCAAATTTAAATAATGGAGACATAGTAGATATACCTTTAGCTCATGGAGAGGGAAACTACTACGCTGATGATGATACTATAAAAAGATTATATGACAATGATCAAGTATTACTAAAATACTGTGATAAAGATGGCAATATTGTAAATGTAAATGGCTCAATTGACTCCATAGCAGGAATTTGCAATAAAAATAAAAATATATTTGGACTAATGCCTCATCCTGAACGCGCTATAGAAAGTATTCTAGGAAGCGAGGACGGTATAAAAATGCTAAAAGGTTTGATTTGCTAA
- a CDS encoding hydrogenase small subunit codes for MVEHKLLNTIQDRLDSLSKMPKIKKNSSIAQALKENGFTRRDFMKWAGAMTALMALPASFAPVVAKAAELADRLPVIWLHMAECTGCSESLLRTDAPTIDSLIFDYISLEYHETVMAASGWQAEENLENAIEKYKGKYVLMVEGGIPDGDSSFYLTVGPKGTTGREHAIHASDNALAIFAIGTCSSFGGIQAARPNPTNARPLHKITNKPVINVPGCPPSEKNIVGNVLNFLLFGTLPALDVYNRPKWAYGLRIHDLCERRGHFDAGEFVQEFGDDGAKNGYCLYKVGCKGPYTFNNCSRERFNQHTSWPIQAGHGCIGCSEPDFWDKMGPFEKPLGDRLYETVFEGLGADAITDKIGIGVLAITGVAIAAHALISTATKDKE; via the coding sequence ATGGTTGAGCACAAACTCTTAAATACCATACAAGATAGACTAGACTCTTTATCAAAGATGCCTAAAATCAAAAAAAATAGCTCAATAGCCCAAGCGCTTAAAGAAAACGGCTTTACCCGTAGAGACTTTATGAAATGGGCTGGAGCTATGACGGCACTTATGGCTCTTCCGGCTAGTTTTGCTCCGGTTGTTGCAAAAGCAGCTGAGCTTGCAGATAGACTTCCGGTTATTTGGTTGCATATGGCAGAATGTACAGGATGTAGTGAGAGTCTTTTAAGGACAGATGCTCCAACTATAGATAGTTTGATATTTGATTATATCAGCCTTGAGTATCATGAGACCGTTATGGCTGCTTCTGGATGGCAAGCTGAAGAGAATCTTGAAAATGCCATAGAGAAATATAAAGGAAAATATGTTTTAATGGTAGAAGGCGGAATACCCGATGGAGATAGCTCGTTTTATCTAACAGTTGGACCAAAAGGCACTACTGGAAGAGAGCACGCTATACATGCTAGTGATAATGCTTTGGCGATATTTGCTATTGGTACCTGTTCGAGTTTTGGAGGCATACAAGCAGCAAGACCAAACCCAACAAATGCAAGACCGCTTCATAAAATTACAAACAAACCTGTTATAAATGTGCCCGGTTGTCCGCCAAGCGAGAAAAATATCGTAGGAAATGTTTTAAATTTCTTACTATTTGGAACGCTTCCTGCGCTTGATGTATATAATCGTCCAAAATGGGCTTACGGTCTTAGAATCCATGATCTTTGCGAGAGGCGCGGTCATTTTGATGCTGGAGAGTTTGTACAAGAATTTGGCGATGATGGTGCAAAAAATGGTTATTGTTTATACAAAGTAGGCTGCAAAGGACCATATACATTTAATAACTGCTCACGCGAAAGATTTAATCAACATACAAGCTGGCCTATCCAAGCAGGTCATGGTTGTATAGGTTGTTCCGAGCCTGATTTTTGGGATAAAATGGGACCTTTTGAAAAGCCTCTTGGAGATAGATTATACGAAACGGTATTTGAGGGACTTGGAGCAGACGCTATAACTGATAAAATAGGTATAGGTGTATTAGCTATAACAGGAGTTGCTATAGCGGCTCACGCTTTGATATCAACAGCTACAAAAGATAAGGAGTAA
- a CDS encoding S41 family peptidase gives MWSLKLKKKNFFQAFGFVLVLSIGLFTTLNAKQNSEASRLEALAKLTKTIAIVEKYYVDDQNFTQIIDKTIAGLMSNLDAHSSFLDEKAFKDMQIQTSGEFGGLGITVGMKDGALTVIAPIDDTPAFKAGVKSGDVILRIDGNSTIGITIDEAVSKMRGKPKTPVNITVVRKGEKKPFDLTIIRDIIKVESVQAKLIKDDNILYLRVTNFDQHVTSKAREFIKENPNVKGIVLDLRNNPGGLLNQAVGLANLFIDKGIIVSQKGRSKEEDENYIADPSLFVTKVPLVVLVNGGSASASEIVSGALQDLKRAVVVGENTFGKGSVQIVMPIDKTEALRLTVARYYLPSGRTIQAVGVKPDVIVYPGKAPTEDENGFSLKESDLKQHLESELNKIEPKKDEKNSKENKNIITQKEIYDDIQLKTAIDTIKILNIK, from the coding sequence ATTTGGAGTTTGAAATTGAAAAAGAAAAATTTTTTTCAAGCATTTGGATTTGTTTTAGTTCTAAGTATAGGACTATTCACAACTCTCAATGCGAAACAAAACAGTGAGGCTAGTAGACTAGAAGCTCTTGCAAAACTTACGAAGACAATCGCAATTGTCGAAAAATACTATGTAGATGATCAGAATTTTACTCAAATAATTGACAAAACTATAGCGGGTCTTATGTCAAATTTAGATGCTCATTCTAGTTTTCTTGACGAAAAAGCATTTAAAGATATGCAGATACAAACAAGCGGTGAGTTCGGCGGTCTTGGTATAACAGTTGGGATGAAAGATGGGGCGCTAACGGTTATAGCGCCTATAGATGATACGCCGGCGTTTAAAGCAGGAGTAAAATCAGGTGATGTTATATTAAGGATAGACGGTAACTCTACTATAGGAATAACTATAGATGAAGCAGTAAGCAAAATGCGCGGCAAACCAAAGACTCCAGTTAATATTACGGTAGTAAGAAAAGGAGAGAAAAAGCCATTTGATCTTACAATAATCCGAGATATCATTAAAGTAGAGTCCGTACAAGCAAAATTGATAAAAGACGATAATATACTCTATCTAAGAGTTACAAATTTCGATCAGCACGTAACATCAAAAGCTAGAGAATTTATAAAAGAAAATCCAAACGTCAAAGGTATAGTATTGGATCTTAGAAATAATCCGGGCGGACTTTTAAATCAAGCAGTCGGCTTAGCAAATTTATTTATAGATAAAGGAATTATCGTTTCGCAAAAAGGTAGAAGCAAAGAAGAAGATGAAAATTATATCGCCGATCCATCGTTATTTGTTACAAAAGTTCCTTTAGTAGTGTTAGTAAATGGCGGAAGTGCGAGTGCGAGCGAAATAGTCAGTGGAGCGCTGCAAGACTTAAAACGAGCTGTCGTAGTAGGTGAAAATACATTTGGAAAAGGAAGCGTACAGATAGTTATGCCTATTGACAAAACAGAAGCTCTTAGACTAACAGTAGCAAGATACTATCTGCCAAGCGGTCGTACGATACAAGCAGTAGGCGTAAAACCTGATGTTATAGTATATCCGGGCAAAGCTCCGACTGAAGATGAGAATGGATTTAGCTTAAAAGAGAGTGATTTAAAACAGCATTTAGAAAGTGAATTAAATAAAATAGAACCAAAAAAAGATGAAAAAAATAGCAAAGAAAATAAAAATATCATCACACAAAAAGAGATTTATGATGATATTCAACTAAAAACTGCTATAGATACTATAAAGATATTAAACATCAAGTAA
- the purS gene encoding phosphoribosylformylglycinamidine synthase subunit PurS: protein MKATINVFLKNGVLDPAGKATKHALSSLGFNGINDARIGKQIILNLDDATSDEDIKKMCEELLANTVIEDYEIIKG, encoded by the coding sequence ATGAAAGCAACAATAAATGTTTTTTTAAAAAATGGAGTTTTAGATCCTGCTGGTAAAGCGACTAAACATGCTCTATCTTCACTTGGTTTTAACGGTATAAATGATGCTAGGATAGGAAAGCAAATAATTTTAAATTTAGATGACGCAACTAGCGATGAAGATATAAAAAAAATGTGTGAAGAGCTTCTTGCTAATACGGTAATAGAAGATTATGAGATTATAAAAGGCTAA
- a CDS encoding toxin encodes MKYIYKKIALGLAILISSISLYAIDEPSDYTPIVAIRSLLTGIPITRDDGGKAALGSNWTISEIQLPSRVGKFPFGVVQFVSVIKPGDCLSIDIRDKFSVTRCESTAVGLYGVAFSILPTISSAVQIESIVKRGFCLSVVNPYAEQTIDQIGLKPCVVDENQDIPLENLFNISPAFNQARITR; translated from the coding sequence ATGAAATACATATATAAAAAAATCGCACTTGGTTTGGCTATTTTAATATCATCAATATCTTTATATGCTATAGACGAGCCTTCGGATTATACACCAATAGTAGCTATAAGAAGCTTGTTAACAGGAATTCCCATAACAAGAGATGATGGAGGAAAAGCTGCTTTAGGATCTAACTGGACAATAAGCGAAATACAACTTCCATCCAGAGTCGGGAAATTTCCGTTTGGAGTAGTTCAATTCGTATCTGTTATCAAGCCAGGAGATTGTTTAAGTATAGATATCAGGGATAAATTCAGCGTAACTCGATGCGAGAGTACAGCGGTCGGTCTATATGGAGTTGCATTTAGCATACTTCCTACTATTTCATCTGCAGTTCAGATTGAAAGTATAGTAAAACGAGGTTTTTGCCTTAGTGTGGTAAATCCTTACGCCGAACAGACGATAGATCAAATAGGACTTAAACCTTGCGTAGTAGATGAAAATCAAGATATACCTCTTGAAAATTTGTTTAATATCTCTCCTGCGTTTAATCAAGCTAGAATTACTCGTTAA
- the crcB gene encoding fluoride efflux transporter CrcB, translated as MSFTTIFYIGFGGALGAILRSFTNGFVSKIFPNLSFPLGTLSVNIIGGFFIGFLMSLASNINIDINLKSFLVTGFLGGLTTFSTFSYENMLLLQSGNYTNAFLNIASNLLLSLLFCYFGFWIVKVMYA; from the coding sequence ATGAGTTTTACGACTATTTTTTATATAGGCTTTGGCGGAGCACTAGGAGCTATACTAAGAAGTTTCACAAATGGATTTGTAAGTAAGATATTTCCGAATTTATCCTTTCCCCTTGGAACTTTAAGCGTAAATATCATAGGTGGATTTTTCATAGGTTTTTTAATGAGCCTTGCTTCAAATATAAATATAGATATCAATTTAAAATCATTTTTAGTTACAGGATTTTTAGGAGGACTTACGACATTTTCTACATTTAGTTATGAAAATATGCTTTTACTTCAATCAGGAAATTATACGAACGCATTTTTAAATATCGCTTCAAATTTACTATTATCTTTGCTGTTTTGTTATTTTGGATTTTGGATAGTTAAAGTTATGTACGCATAG
- a CDS encoding branched-chain amino acid transporter permease: protein MEYLPYILVAGFATILTRFLPYWLFKKRSDNKTLLYLQQTTTLIIMIVLLFYALRSMEFSTFNLGFSAIFCLFLVFALQIWKKNSLISIMVPTIIYMIIIRFV from the coding sequence ATGGAGTATTTGCCGTATATTTTGGTAGCCGGTTTTGCTACTATTCTTACTAGATTTTTGCCTTATTGGTTGTTTAAAAAACGCTCAGATAATAAAACTTTGTTGTATTTGCAGCAGACTACTACTTTAATCATAATGATTGTTTTACTATTTTATGCTCTTAGAAGTATGGAATTTTCTACGTTTAATTTAGGTTTTAGTGCTATATTTTGTCTATTTTTGGTATTTGCTTTACAAATTTGGAAGAAGAATTCTTTAATTAGTATAATGGTTCCTACTATAATTTATATGATCATTATAAGGTTTGTTTGA
- a CDS encoding lysophospholipid acyltransferase family protein, protein MKILSKIKTILYAIELILSIAGVVLFMAIFKDKNRQIRRMWAKLQRFFIRYQLEVVGKPIDEANLIIINHQSVLDIIVMEEIHPANLSWIAKKEIGKIPIIGKILTIPKMIPIDRKDPRSLPKLIKDVKDRVDNNRVVAMFPEGTRSEGDKLLKFQSGAKIIVSKLNLKVQPVLIINSRNILDTKRFKLNSGLLKVIYMDLIDTSNETWLEETRAKMQALLDQNI, encoded by the coding sequence ATGAAAATATTGAGTAAAATAAAAACTATACTTTATGCTATAGAGCTTATTTTAAGTATAGCGGGGGTTGTTCTTTTTATGGCTATTTTCAAAGATAAAAATCGACAAATCAGGCGTATGTGGGCAAAATTGCAGCGATTTTTTATAAGATATCAGCTAGAAGTAGTAGGAAAACCTATCGATGAAGCAAATTTAATAATAATAAATCATCAAAGCGTACTTGATATAATAGTTATGGAAGAGATACATCCGGCAAATCTATCTTGGATAGCCAAAAAAGAGATAGGCAAAATACCTATAATAGGCAAAATACTTACAATACCAAAAATGATTCCGATAGATAGAAAAGATCCCAGATCGCTTCCAAAACTCATAAAAGACGTAAAAGATAGAGTAGATAACAACAGGGTTGTAGCGATGTTTCCTGAGGGCACAAGAAGCGAAGGAGATAAGCTTCTTAAATTTCAAAGCGGAGCTAAAATAATCGTTTCAAAACTAAATTTAAAAGTACAGCCGGTTCTCATCATAAACTCAAGAAATATTTTAGATACAAAAAGATTTAAGCTAAATAGCGGATTGCTAAAAGTCATATATATGGATTTGATAGATACTAGTAATGAAACTTGGCTAGAAGAAACTAGAGCAAAAATGCAAGCTCTTTTAGATCAAAACATATGA
- a CDS encoding ATP-dependent Clp protease ATP-binding subunit, whose product MANIFEELTDQTRSLVENSLSLAIGNKNPEALSLHMLWALVADSNSILNQIFNKTNVSKDAVLLDIKSRASKLLTSSNVSRENIKVSSELVNSLENAKAVMISLGDSYIAVDTWILGNLDKEPLKEILSKYINLIELKKELEAIRGGRNVDSQTSDETLDSLSKFGVDLTKKASEGELDPVIGRDEEITRMMQILIRKTKNNPILLGEPGVGKTAIVEGLAQLIIKKAVPTSLANKRVIALDMSALIAGAKYRGEFEDRLKAVIDEVKKAGNIILFIDEIHTIVGAGASEGSMDAANILKPALARGELHAVGATTLKEYRKYFEKDAALQRRFQPVNVAEPSVNEALQILRGIKDKLEVHHNVNITDSALVAAAKLSDRYISGRFLPDKAIDLIDEAAAELKMQIESEPYELSKAKREIETLIVEKEALKMENSDKNSERLNEIEKEVANLNEKKSGLEAKFKNEKAVFNGISEAKKQIESLKNEAELAKRNNAYEKAAEIEYGKIPEASAKIKELEAKWEEMKKGGVLLKNEVDEDMVAGILSKWTGISVKRMLTSEKEKFLQVEEHLKRNVVGQDAALHALSRAIKRNKAGLSSQNRPIGSFLFLGPTGVGKTESAKALARFLFDDEKALVRFDMSEYMEKHSVSRLLGAPPGYVGYDEGGQLTEAVRRKPYSVILFDEVEKAHKDVFNVLLGILDDGRATDNKGVTVDFKNTIIILTSNIGSSAIANLSGDERENAVKDALKDYFKPEFLNRLDDTIIFNPLGANELSGIVSIMFKELEATLQNRGIKAVLDENAKEFIAKAGFDPVYGARPLRRALYELVEDKLAEMILRDELKSGDSIKISALNDEIVVNLI is encoded by the coding sequence ATGGCAAATATATTTGAAGAATTAACCGATCAAACTAGAAGTTTGGTTGAAAATTCACTGAGCCTTGCTATAGGCAATAAAAACCCAGAAGCCTTGAGCTTGCACATGCTTTGGGCATTAGTCGCAGATAGTAACTCTATACTAAATCAAATTTTTAATAAAACAAACGTAAGCAAGGACGCGGTTTTGCTTGACATAAAAAGTCGCGCTTCTAAACTCCTTACTAGCTCAAACGTTAGTAGAGAAAATATCAAAGTTTCAAGCGAACTCGTAAATAGCTTAGAAAATGCAAAAGCCGTTATGATAAGCTTAGGAGATAGTTATATCGCTGTTGATACTTGGATTTTAGGTAACCTTGATAAAGAGCCTTTGAAAGAAATTTTAAGTAAATACATAAATTTAATAGAGCTTAAAAAAGAGCTAGAAGCCATTCGCGGTGGTCGCAATGTAGATAGTCAAACTAGCGATGAAACTCTTGATAGCCTTTCTAAATTTGGAGTGGATCTTACTAAAAAAGCAAGCGAAGGAGAGCTTGATCCTGTTATCGGAAGAGATGAAGAGATAACTAGGATGATGCAAATTCTCATACGTAAAACTAAAAATAACCCTATCTTGCTAGGTGAGCCAGGAGTGGGAAAAACTGCTATAGTAGAAGGTTTGGCTCAGCTTATCATCAAAAAAGCTGTTCCTACTAGTCTTGCAAACAAACGCGTCATCGCTCTTGATATGAGTGCCCTCATCGCCGGAGCAAAATACCGTGGTGAGTTTGAAGACCGTCTCAAAGCAGTCATCGACGAAGTAAAAAAAGCAGGGAATATCATACTTTTTATAGACGAAATTCACACTATCGTAGGAGCTGGAGCTAGTGAGGGTAGTATGGACGCCGCAAATATCCTAAAACCGGCTCTTGCTAGAGGCGAGCTTCACGCCGTGGGAGCTACTACTCTTAAAGAGTATCGTAAGTATTTTGAAAAAGACGCAGCCCTTCAGCGTCGTTTCCAGCCAGTAAATGTTGCCGAGCCGAGCGTAAATGAAGCTTTGCAAATTTTACGTGGTATCAAAGACAAGCTAGAAGTTCATCATAACGTAAATATCACAGATAGCGCTCTTGTGGCTGCTGCAAAGCTAAGCGATAGATATATAAGCGGTAGATTTTTACCGGATAAAGCTATAGACTTGATCGATGAAGCCGCAGCCGAGCTTAAAATGCAGATCGAAAGCGAACCTTATGAGCTTTCAAAGGCTAAAAGAGAGATCGAAACTCTAATAGTCGAAAAAGAAGCTTTAAAAATGGAAAATAGTGATAAAAATAGCGAACGTCTTAATGAGATAGAAAAAGAGGTTGCAAATTTAAATGAGAAAAAATCCGGACTAGAAGCTAAATTTAAAAATGAAAAAGCGGTATTTAACGGTATAAGCGAAGCCAAAAAACAGATAGAAAGTCTTAAAAATGAAGCCGAACTTGCAAAAAGAAATAACGCTTATGAAAAAGCCGCAGAGATAGAGTACGGTAAGATCCCAGAAGCAAGCGCTAAGATAAAAGAGTTAGAAGCTAAATGGGAAGAGATGAAAAAAGGCGGGGTTTTGCTTAAAAACGAAGTTGATGAGGATATGGTAGCGGGTATTCTTAGTAAATGGACTGGAATTTCAGTAAAACGTATGCTAACTAGCGAAAAAGAGAAATTCTTGCAAGTAGAAGAGCATCTAAAGCGTAACGTAGTAGGACAAGACGCTGCGCTTCACGCTCTTTCACGCGCCATAAAACGAAACAAAGCAGGGCTCAGCAGTCAAAATAGACCGATCGGTAGCTTTTTGTTTTTAGGACCGACTGGAGTTGGTAAAACAGAGAGCGCAAAGGCGTTAGCTAGATTTTTATTTGATGATGAAAAGGCTCTTGTTCGTTTTGATATGAGTGAATATATGGAAAAACACAGCGTTTCAAGGCTGCTTGGAGCGCCTCCTGGATACGTTGGGTATGATGAGGGCGGACAATTAACCGAAGCAGTTCGTAGAAAACCTTATAGCGTGATACTTTTTGATGAAGTTGAAAAGGCTCATAAAGACGTGTTTAATGTACTGCTTGGGATTTTAGATGATGGAAGGGCGACAGATAACAAAGGCGTTACCGTGGATTTTAAAAATACTATCATCATTTTGACTAGCAATATCGGTTCGTCTGCGATAGCAAATTTAAGTGGAGATGAGAGAGAAAATGCGGTAAAAGACGCGTTAAAAGACTATTTTAAACCTGAGTTTTTAAATAGACTAGATGATACGATCATCTTTAATCCTCTTGGTGCAAACGAGCTTAGCGGCATAGTTTCTATAATGTTTAAAGAACTAGAGGCCACTCTTCAAAACAGAGGCATTAAAGCAGTTCTTGATGAAAATGCTAAAGAGTTTATCGCTAAAGCGGGATTTGATCCGGTGTATGGTGCGCGTCCGCTTAGAAGGGCTCTTTATGAGTTAGTCGAAGATAAACTTGCTGAAATGATACTACGCGATGAGTTAAAAAGCGGCGACAGTATAAAAATATCTGCACTTAATGATGAAATAGTCGTAAATCTTATATAA
- the purC gene encoding phosphoribosylaminoimidazolesuccinocarboxamide synthase: MEKLEMIYEGKGKKMWSVKGHDDLLIAEFKDDLTAFNAEKKGSESGKGALNNKISTALFKLLKSKGIETALVDTINDTEQVVKKCKIIPLEVVVRNIATGSLSKRLAIKEGTVLPFTLVEFYYKDDALGDPLVNDEHCIIMDLVKSENDLDRLKHLGREINSILLPFFKEKGLKLVDFKIEFGVDKDGNILLADEISPDSCRFWDSVTNEKMDKDRFRQDLGSVKVAYEEVLRRILS; this comes from the coding sequence GTGGAAAAGTTAGAAATGATCTATGAAGGCAAAGGGAAAAAGATGTGGTCTGTCAAAGGACATGACGACTTGCTTATAGCTGAATTTAAAGATGATTTGACAGCATTTAACGCTGAAAAAAAAGGCTCTGAAAGTGGTAAAGGCGCATTAAATAACAAAATTTCAACCGCACTTTTTAAACTGTTAAAAAGCAAAGGTATAGAAACTGCGCTTGTTGATACTATCAACGACACTGAACAAGTCGTGAAAAAATGCAAAATAATACCTCTTGAAGTGGTTGTAAGAAACATAGCAACAGGAAGTCTAAGCAAAAGACTTGCGATAAAAGAAGGAACAGTTTTACCTTTTACTTTAGTAGAGTTTTACTATAAAGATGACGCTTTAGGCGATCCGTTAGTAAATGATGAACACTGCATCATAATGGATCTTGTAAAAAGCGAAAACGACCTTGACAGATTAAAACATTTAGGAAGAGAGATAAACTCTATATTGCTTCCATTTTTTAAAGAAAAAGGATTAAAATTAGTCGATTTTAAGATTGAATTTGGCGTGGATAAGGATGGAAATATACTTCTTGCCGATGAGATAAGCCCCGATAGCTGCCGTTTTTGGGATTCTGTGACAAATGAAAAAATGGACAAAGATAGATTCAGACAAGATCTAGGAAGCGTAAAAGTTGCGTATGAAGAAGTTCTTAGACGCATACTTTCTTAG